The nucleotide sequence ttagataaatgACAATTTGATTCTTGATGCATCAGATGATGAAGAGTTGAGGGAACAACTGGACATGCATTCTATCATAGTTTCCTGCATCAGTGATGAACCACTTTTCACTGCAGATCAggtttgaagaaaatatttattaataaaataaaagcaaagcttGAAAATGATTTTCAGTGAATTCTTTAGGAGAATCATTGTtggaatttaattattttcatacaTTTAGAAATCTTattttccaagataaattcaggaaaATATGTACTATGTAGGATCTTTCATGTTAAAGGTCTAATTTTATAGTATCCTTGGCACTGATACTAGAGTCCTAGATGCTGCTTAGGTTTACTGAAAAGTAGATCAAATACAATATACCTACATATGAATATTTAGTTTGATTAAACCCTGGATAAAATCATCAGCATGAGTCAGGAATGAATGCTCATTGCTTTTGAAAGAAGTGAACATTTTCTGTGGAATGTTACAGAATGCCAGTTCTGCTTGCTTATTAAGCCAGCTGGAcgtatctttttcattttctacatATTCTTCCCACCTCTGCTGTGCGTCAGAGTATAGTGCAAAGACTTTTTTCCTGAAACCATATTTGCCATGGTTACTGAGTGTCTGAATTCGACTATTCTGCATTTTAGGCAGTATAGCAGAGGTCACTGAGGGAATGGAATATGACAGAGATAAGGAAATATAgatgaagaggaaaatagaaagtaCGGTGGTTAGACAGTTTTCTTCTTAGTTATCCTTAGATACACATAATAATAGACCTGGAAAGAAAGTAAATTTAACAAGGTAATTGATAAAAGGTAattgattaaaatgtatttatttaaccCTAGTTGAAAAGACTTTCTGGAAAAATAATATAGGATTATAGGGCTAAATATAACCTTAAAATCTTTCAACTATCATTTtgccaaataaaatttaaataatttcatgACCTACCTTAATTTTAAGACTATTACAACAGCTTTCCACATCCTTTTAAAAGTAACATGTTAGAATATTTAGGAATGCTTATGATAGCAAAATTCCTTTGTCTAACTAaagtaattccttttttaaaaaattaaatgtattcctattttattctttaatgttGGTAGAAGatagtatttcatattttaaccCTTATAAACGTGGATAATATTAAATCTCATATATTCCTTTCCTCTCACCATTTAAATAATTACAATTCTTTTAATAGCCTTTTTgcacaaatattattttctgatAATAACTTTTGTGGCTCTCCTTTGACATTTTTCTAAGTTTTTGTAGTTGTGTCAATGGTAGACTGCAGAACAAAAATTTTTAGTGAGAGTTTGAGCAGAAGTGATCATGTTGGAAGCATCCTGCTCACTGTAAACTATAATGGCATaaaatttccaagtttttttgttttattttatgatcTATAAATCTGCTTGTAAGTCTTGCAGAAAATGATTCCCAATCTTGTTTTAGTGTTTCTGCTTGAAAGAATTTTTATGTGTCCATGTTTTTCAGATttcatatataatgatatataggtatatataattTGCTGCTAAGGGGATAGTTTGCTCCAAAGGAGcttctttcatcttttatttgaaagatttttttcttttatgttgttTGGAatacttttattgtttttgtttgaatgAATGGCCATTGATATTTCCTTTGGTAAAATgatggattagactagatgatctctaagatcacATTTAGACTTGTCCATAATTTTATGAGGAATATTAAATTGTAGTATGTTGTAAATTTTGTATTTCATAGAATTTTTTACCATAATTTTATTAACtctgatatatgtgtgtgtgtatatatattcatactcCAATAGTCATAATTATGCAGGTGTTTCCAAAGTGTTCTTCAACTTGTCATTGAAAGATTTTTACGTTTACTTTAGTTTTAGTGTTAAGCACATCTTATATTCTCATTCTTTGAAAACACTTATGCAGATAGAAGATGGAATTGTGTTTTTTCATCTCCCCTCTGGGGCCAGTCTTGATCATTAAAATTACATAgcattcagtttccttttttggtttgtttttggcTGGAGGGGGTGTTGGGGGcagagagaataagaacatgaatcatgtaaccatggaaaaatttttttctaaaaaaaatattaaaaaaatatatgttcagTTTACATTGTTAGAGTTATTATGTTTTCCTACTTCTGtttacttttgtttcttcatcagttcctttaaGTGTTCTTATGCTCTTCTGAATTcttgttattttcatttctctaatgtaGTAGTATTACATTACATTTCTTCATTCACTGGGCATCTGTCTTTCAGtgtttgataccacaaaaagtgctgctatgagtATTTTATTGCTTATAGGATCATTCTATCTTGACTTTCTCTGAGTACATGCTAAGAGCTCTGGGTGTGGATATTTTTGTCACTTTCTAAAAGGATAATTCTAGAATTCTTTTTAGCATGGTTGTCCAGTCCACATCTTCATAAGTAATGTCTTTTCCTAGCCTATCTAATGTTGACTATTCCTGTCTTTCATCGTCTTTATGAAAAGAGAGTCAACttgttggcatagtggataaaggacTGGATTGGGAgtaagaaaaatctgaattcaaaatctatttcagactttttcaaatcctatttcagacATTAGCCGTTTGGCCAAATCACTTCTCTCTcaccctcagttttttcatctgtaaagcagATCTAATAAAAGTACTTGCTTCACAGACTTGTGAGGGTCAATTGAGATATCActcataaaatgctttgtaaatgttaaaatgctacataaatgctagctacttttcttttcttttttgtttgtttgtttgtttgtttatttatttaaatattttatttttttagaaaaattttccatggttacatgattcttgtttttactttcctcttcaccaccacccccatatccaacgcatgtttccactggttttaacatgtgtgatcaatcaagacttatttacatattattgatagttgtattgatGTGgtcgtttcgggtctacatccccaaccatgtttTGGGTCTACGTCCCCAACcatgtctgtatcaacccatgtgttcaagcggctgtttctcttctgtgtttcctctcctgtagttcttcctctgcatgtgggtagcgttcttttccataagtccctcagaattgtcctgggtcattgcattgctactggtacagaagtccattacatttgattttaccacaatgtatcagtctctgtgtacagtgttcttctgattctgctcctttcgctctgtatcaattcctggaggtctttccagttcacatggaattcctccagtttattattcctaactacttttcttaataattttgCTAGGCATGAAGtaaaacctcagagttatttCAATTTGAGTTTCACTTATTAAAGATCGAGGGTaattagacttgtgatttcattggtacttGGATCTCCCAGTGAGGAAATCCCTGCTATCAATGCTTCTGCTCTGCCAGTAGCTTAGAGTTTTAGAGAACTACTTGGAGTACTGTGACCATTTGGAGCACAGTGACTTGTCAAGGTCACTCATTTATTACTTGgcagttcttttgagaactgttttcCCTCACATTTTTTCACCAGTTTTCCTGTGGACAGTGGCCCTTAGTCTTATTTTTTTGAGTTTCCTATGTGTTTTGTATTCTCAATCAATTAGAATATATGATTAACCATAATATTCCCTATCAATCAATTACCAGGGTAGCAGAGAGTTTATTATAACTACTCTTTAGTGTTTCTTAAGCCTGTGTTTTAGGGATTTTTACCCTTTCCTTTGTGGTTAATAATCTAttgtaaataaaatgtatttaataataagtaaatatgatatatattaataaaataataaatatctttttttggaaggttattgaagaaatagaagaaatgatgCAAGAATCACCTGATCCAGAAGATGATGAAACCCCTACACAGTCAGACCACCTCTCCATGCTTTCCCAGGAAATTCAAACGCTTAAGAGATCTAGTACAAGCAGTTATGAGGAGAGTAAGAAAACttacttaaatttaattctttgaaCTGTTTTTCCCATCAGATGGTTTGTATAGATTTGATCTATgttctcttttatctttaaaagtgTCTCTTCTGTCATTTCTCCTGGGATATTTTAGAATCATAGTTAAGATTAGAATACAAATAATAATGACATACAACTTAATAACATATTAATCTGAATAGCTCCTAAACATGTATAACCAATATGATTATTTAGGCATTGGTTATTTAGAATCTCAACTAATTATTTCTGTACGTCTGACTTTCCAGTTGGAGTGctacttaactctatttcctaatgaactcttaattaataaataattcttaattaataattCTCTGTACTTCCTATCCTTAAAAAACATTCATAGGGAACTGAGAACTTCTGGATACATAAAGTTAATTAGTGTTTATTTCCCTAAAACTGCCTTCTACTAAATAGCTTGTGGTTTCTTGTCAACAGGTATTTTCctcaactctttcttttttgtgcTTCCCAGCTAAGCTACCAGGCATGGGAAAAATTGGCTTAGACAtgtaactaatttttaaaatatatttctgcttaCTTATCTGACAAGCCTCCTGGCTTTTGCTCAAGACTGCCAACCAGAAATTTGAGCAAGAGCCCCTATTCCCTagaaaaatgaagttattttaattgttggtaatgatttttgttctttggCATAAAGCTCAGTATGATttactttagaaatcattttatctTAATGTGTTGTACTTTGTGGTTGGTTACAGGGGTAAAAAGGCTCTCGGTGAGTGAATTAAATGAACTATTGGAAGAAATTGAGACTGCCATCAAGGATTACTCCGAAGAGTTGGTTCAGCAGTTGGCTCTTCGAGATGAGCTAGAGTttgaaaaggaagtgaaaaacaGCTTTATTTCTGTCCTTATTGAAGTTCAGAACAAACAGAAAGAACATAAAGaaacagcaaaaaagaaaaagaagctaaaaaacaGCAGCCCACAGAATGGCAAGAATGAGAAAAGTCATATGCCTGGAACAGTAAGTGAGATGTTTGGCCTTATTCATAGGGGattttcatctcctttttaaTATGGATTAAATCAGTAATACTTAATGACACTGTGAAACCACAGATGTACTATCAGTAGTAAATATGAAAGAGTTtgttacttcaaaacaaaaattaaaaccaGTTCTAGAGGGATGCCATAATGCTCATGTGGGGCACAACGCTATTTTCTTAGAGAGGAGATGAACTGAAGAATCCAACACAAAGAAGTAATGTTTGCATGAGTGAGAGtggtgagaaggaaggagggcTCCAAGAAGTGACCATTATAGAggcaacacattttttaaaatctaaaaaatgcACACTGTTTCATAACTTTAGTTAGTCTTTATAGTTACAATATATTATGAGGCTGCATTTGCTAGTGGAAATTATCCCACTTGAAGAAATCCCACATAAAACACTTGGTTATTCAGTTTAGTTCCCTCACAATGGAAAAAGGTTGAGCATTACTGGCATGAGTAATGCCTGTGGCTAATTCCTAGTTCTTTTGTATTTCTGGAGCAGCCCTGTAGTTTCCTTTGATGAGACTGCAGTCTGTCTTTCCGTCAGTGGTTATTCTTATTATCCACACTCCTGTTAAACTTTGACTGTGTCTCCTCCTTGAACCATTTTGGGATATTCTTAATATACTTACTGGTATTGTCTGCAGTATGTCTAGAAGAGAGTCAGCTTTGCTTTGAAAGTAAGAGTGTTTGCTTGAGTATCAACTCTCCTAAAGTGAACTGGCCTTTTGATTTCATTGTTGATtgcaactttaaaataaaaggcaaagatAAAGTTATAGCTTAAGAAGGACAACAAGATAGTCTTTgctaaaatgtaaattataatcTAAATTATGAGAGGTTCCTTCCTTCAAGTTTAATTACTAAACCAACATTTGTTAAACTGGAATTCTGTAGATATATGGTGTTTTATGTGGTGTGAATAGAGGTTCCATTAGAAAAATTCTGTGCCagcaatattttcccatatttttcctataaaataatttaaggaatTAAGTGTGTGCCAAGAATTCTTCATCTATACTTCCATTTTTTTGAATATGAAAATAGGATTATTTTCCCTCTATTTCATGCATATATTTTCCTGACTCTCCATCCTGAGAgcattttgtatccccaggatgacctatttattatctatttatggGCTCCATTGCTATATTCCCAATCCCATAAATGTTCTGAGACTCAATTAGTTTAGGAAATGTTTCAGTTGAGAAATGCATACCATTAACTAGACTAAAGTTGAGAGAGTTCTGGAGAGGGAATGCAACTCCTGAGTTATTGTGTGCCACAGAGATGTTAGTCCAAACAAAAGTATCATATCACCTAAAATACCGTGTTATTATTGGTCTCAGCACTAGGTGGTCTCCATTGCGGGGATATTTTCTTCAAGCAAAAATAGAATTTGATAAGGTAAATCTTGAAGCACAGTTTGTATATTTGAAGAgagaatattatttaacatatctagctcttttattttgttatggaagagatttatttttcagattcCTTCAGAACATGTACATGTCCACAAATTATGTGTAAAGAATATAGCTTTGTAAATATAGGAAAGTAGGGATGTTGGAGTGACCTATAGGCAAGCAAAGATAGACAatcttgctttctaattttttgaatcAGCAGAAGTAATAGTGTTGTAATTCTACTTAAATCAACTGCTTTAAATGCCAGATCTTAAATTGGTTTGTTTTTCCATGTAGTGTAGTTTTGTGCCTAGACACATTtagacagagacaggaagacaggACCTGGGACTGATTTTTCTTGTATGACTCATAAACTGGCACTGAAGGCATTTCCAAAAGAGACgttccaaaaatattttgagcaATGATAGTACTTTTAATACAAGAGTTTAGCCCCATTTTCCTTATATTATGccatcctttccccctcccaccNNNNNNNNNNNNNNNNNNNNNNNNNNNNNNNNNNNNNNNNNNNNNNNNNNNNNNNNNNNNNNNNNNNNNNNNNNNNNNNNNNNNNNNNNNNNNNNNccccccccccccacatctcATGACTACTTTGAAGAAAAATCCTACTTTGGATATTTGGCCCTATGTTTTGTTATGTATATTGAAAGAAACAAATCATTGCTTTATAGTCATACTATGTAGAGTTTAAAATTTCTTCCTTCAAATAAGATGCTCTGTTAGATGGTAAAATatacttttcatttaaaaagtatgGTATATAATAAAGGAATGGCTTTTTTTCTTAGGCAAGGCAAGGCAAATAAGAATGCTTTTCCAAGAAACACAACTTTGTTATTACAATAATTTCTAGGCATCTTATAGATTCAGGCAGCATGGCATAACAAGAATTGGATAAAATCAGAGTTATTAGGCAACCTTGATTTGTACCATTTATACCAAGAAGTTAATTTAACAAAGCAACACTaattattatttgcttttctgttattttgaaattaaatagTCTCAGAATGATTATGAACTTCTTAGATAATTTATTCTTGTGAAACTGCTTCTTAAAATTTTGCTCTACCGTTGGTGTCAAAATCTTTGGGCAGGTGTAAGGACATAGCAGATAGAAGTGCTTACTTCCTGGATTTTTCTCAAATGTTAGCTGTGAAGAATATGCTTTTTACTTAAAAACTATGATTCTAGAAATAGTAATAGGTAGTTTATTAAACTCTGATTTGGTGATTTAAAACTGCTATTTGCATAACTAGTTCTAGAAAATGGACAACCTCTTTATTAATTCTCCATATTCTatgtaaaaataacattttagtaTTGTTTGAGGTGTGTGAGCTACCTTCCTAAGTGTAGTACTTTCTAGGAAATGTTGGTACTGGTCTACATTGAAAATGGATGATGATTTTATGCCATTGAAgcttgtatttattatttctttaggaTAGTTTCAAATAGtattcatattttccttattatttgcTATTCTGATGTTgcattaataataatcatatttttcttctgactattttttctcacattttgggGATATGTAATGATATTCTTAAAAGTATGAGtagcaaggggcagctaggtggcttagaggatagagtatcaggcctggggATAGaaattcctggattcaaatctagcctcacatacttgcaagatatgtgaccctgggtaagtcacaaccttaatttcctagcccttatcagaGTATGACTAGCataatcattttaataaaaaacaattgAGTATCTTTCCATTATTAATTCTTCTTAGAGTAGCTTATGTtggtttatttatattatatctttGTTTACTCTAGAGTTGCTTAATTGCCTTGAGAAATTGAGGGCCAGGGGGTTTAAGTGACATGCCAAAGGTCACAAAAAGTAGAATCagtggtgagatttgaacccagatcctcctctTTCCCAGGAGCACATCAGTAACTACTAACCTATAAGTCTATTCTCCCACCTGTATGAAACCTTTACAGAATCATTGGCATTCAAATCAAAAACATCTTGATATagatattataagaaaataaacaGTCTTTCACTAAGTAGTATTCAATTTTGTACCTCATCTTTGCCATTtcataagtaaataaaagataaaaaatgtaaaatctgaTTGTGCATagtttgttgatttaaaaaaacatttgattttgtAGAACAAAATGCTGCCTTATAGAATccatcttgcttttcttttcatttaaaaacccttaccttctgtcttagtattaattctgagacagaatgAGTAGCAAGAGcatggcaattggggttaaatgacttgctgaggatcacagaaataggaagtttctgaggccatatttgaacccaggtccccctaACTCCAGTTCtgacgctctatccactgtgctatgctGACCCCCAACCATATTTCAAGACTGTTCAGGATTCCTTGGAAGATGTGACAACAGAAATAAACCTGTTCAGTGAATAGCTTGGAAAgtacctttctttgtatacttgaTAATGTTTCTTAATGAATTCAGCCCAAAATTATAAGGCAAAACAGCATTTTTATGGGAAAACTTATATTACTATAAACTGATGAAAATTAACATTTGAATCATAACTAATGTCAGCTGCTTTATATACTTCTTGTGCCATCAAATGCTGAGACAAAAAACAAGATCTCCATTCCATGTACTTGGCAGTGGATTTCTTTTCTAAGCTCAAATTATGGTTCTAGGAGCTTTTTATTGGATCTTGATGCACATGCAAAAGAAATTCCTACATTTTGAAATTCATTCATTTGGACTATTGAGGAGCTTCCATCTTACTTTCAATTGGAAGTAATTAATTTGTAATGTAATGATATGCTAAAAGGCAACCAGCAAGAGAAAAACCTAGTAGAATTCTATAAATGCTTTCTGAGGGAAAAATGTGCTCAAATAAAATCATATCCTCATGACATGATTTCAGTATTTGGTAGTATTTATCtgtgtgaaaaaatattttttgaagataaaaatatGTGAAAACCTATTATACATCAGCATTAACAGATGAGCATTTGTTATAGATTTTGATGATAGGAAACACTTTGGAtctaaattattaaaatgttattccCTCCAAAAAAGAATAACATTCTTCTCATTAATAGatctatataacaaaaaatttgtgctttattatttttttaaagttaaaaaaatttccccctcagATTACATGTCAGTTtgcaataatcattttctgacattttgggatcCATGTTCCTTCCATTTATCCCACTCATTCCCTtcccccaagacagcaggtaatatgatataggtcgtatatttaatattatacaacACATACTTTCATGTTCGTCAAGTTTTGAAAGAAGAGACATATtgattacactagagaaaaattaatggaggaaataaagtgaagaatggcaggcctcaatctgcattcagacttcatcatttccttttatagctgtagatagcctttttttcaGCAtgggtgcctcagagttgttctggatccttgcattgctgataatagttaagtcattaaAATTGATcaatattttattgctgttactgtacaggtacaaagttctcctagttctgttcacttcactttgcattatttcatataagcctttccaggttttttggtcatcattttgtttgttatttcttatgatgc is from Gracilinanus agilis isolate LMUSP501 chromosome 2, AgileGrace, whole genome shotgun sequence and encodes:
- the FEZ2 gene encoding fasciculation and elongation protein zeta-2 isoform X2; its protein translation is MAADGDWQDFYEFQEPAGGRLDQENRNSGARALDDEGGVGFSALACGLEEKLSLCFRPSSPDTESPRAAVRPITERSLLQEDEIWNALTDNYGNVMPVDWKSSHTRTLHLLTLNLSEKGINDNLILDASDDEELREQLDMHSIIVSCISDEPLFTADQVIEEIEEMMQESPDPEDDETPTQSDHLSMLSQEIQTLKRSSTSSYEERVKRLSVSELNELLEEIETAIKDYSEELVQQLALRDELEFEKEVKNSFISVLIEVQNKQKEHKETAKKKKKLKNSSPQNGKNEKSHMPGTYLTTVIPYEKKNGPPSVEDLQILTKILHAMKEDSDKVPSLLTDYILKVLCPT